GAGCACCAGAGCCTGGTCGATCTCCCCGCCGTCCGCATCGAACAGCCGCCGCACGCTGGCGCGCCTGGGCTCGGGCAGGTCGCCGGCGAGGGTCCGCACGGCCGTCTGCGTCCGGGGACCGGACACCCGCACCACCGCCACGGCCGCCCGGCCCGGGGCCGTGGCGGGCGCGAAGATGGTGTCGCTCATTCCTTGGGCGTGGCCGCGCCCAGCCCCGCTTCCATCATCTTGCGGAACTGCTCCTGCGCCCCGGCCCCGACGCTCATCCAGTTCTTCATGAACTCCTCGGGGGAGAGGAGCTGGATGTTGGCGTCGATGCGCTTGCCCATCTCCTGGACCAGGTGGTCGTTGAGGGCGCTGACGTCCGGAAGCCCCAGGAAACGGCGGGCCTCTTCGGGGGTGCAGTCCACTTCGATCGTCATCTTCATGGGTA
The Phenylobacterium zucineum HLK1 genome window above contains:
- a CDS encoding DUF6489 family protein; this translates as MKMTIEVDCTPEEARRFLGLPDVSALNDHLVQEMGKRIDANIQLLSPEEFMKNWMSVGAGAQEQFRKMMEAGLGAATPKE